In Nycticebus coucang isolate mNycCou1 chromosome 24, mNycCou1.pri, whole genome shotgun sequence, a single window of DNA contains:
- the LGI3 gene encoding leucine-rich repeat LGI family member 3 — MAGLRARRGSRLLALSVLCFCLMLQVRAKRPPKTPPCPPSCSCTRDTAFCVDSKAVPRSLPSEVISLTLVNAAFSEIQDGAFSHLPLLQFLLLNSNKFTLIGDNAFTGLSHLQYLFIENNDIWALSKYTFRGLKSLTHLSLANNNLQTLPRDIFRPLDILNDLDLRGNSLNCDCKVKWLVEWLAHTNTTVAPIYCASPPRFQEHKVQDLPLREFDCITTDFVLYQTLPFPAVSAEPFLYSSDLYLALAQPGVSACTVLKWDYVERQLRDYDRIPAPSAVHCKPMVVDSQLYVVVAQLFGGSYIYHWDPNTTHFTKLQDIDPQRVRKPNDLEAFRIDGDWYFAVADSSKAGATSLYRWHQNGFYSHQALHAWHRDTDLEFVDGEGKPRLIVSSSSQAPVIYQWSRTQKQFVAQGEVTQVPDAQAVKHFRAGRDSYLCLSRYIGDSKILRWEGTRFSEVQALPSRGSLALQPFLVGGRRYLALGSDFSFTQIYQWDEGRQKFVRFQELAVQAPRAFCYVPAGDAQLLLAPSFKGQTLVYRHVVVDLSA, encoded by the exons ATGGCGGGGCTGCGGGCCAGGCGGGGCTCCCGGCTGCTGGCGCTGTCTGTGCTCTGCTTCTGCCTAATGTTGCAAGTCAGAGCCAAGAGGCCCCCCAAGACGCCCCCCTGCCCGCCCAGCTGCTCCTGCACCAGGGACACCGCCTTCTGCGTGGACTCTAAGGCAGTGCCCAGGAGCCTACCCTCGGAGGTCATCTCCCT GACCCTGGTGAATGCTGCCTTCTCAGAGATCCAGGATGGAGCATTTTCCCACTTGCCGTTGCTGCAGTTCCT GTTACTCAACTCCAACAAGTTCACACTGATTGGAGACAACGCCTTCACAGGACTGTCACACCTGCAGTACCT CTTCATTGAGAACAATGACATCTGGGCATTATCCAAGTACACTTTCCGAGGCCTCAAGTCCCTGACACACCT TTCACTGGCCAATAATAACCTCCAGACACTACCCAGAGACATCTTTCGGCCCCTGGACATCCTGAATGACTT GGACCTGCGGGGCAACTCCCTCAACTGTGACTGCAAGGTGAAGTGGCTGGTGGAGTGGCTGGCACACACCAACACCACAGTGGCGCCCATCTACTGCGCCAGCCCACCCCGCTTCCAGGAACACAAGGTGCAGGACCTGCCACTGCGGGAGTTCGACTGCATCACCACGG ATTTTGTGCTGTACCAGACCCTGCCCTTCCCAGCAGTGTCGGCTGAGCCCTTCCTTTACTCCAGTGACCTCTACCTGGCTCTTGCCCAGCCAGGTGTCAGTGCCTGCACTGTCCTCAAGTGGGACTATGTTGAACGGCAGCTCCGAGACTATGATAGAATCCCAG CCCCCTCAGCAGTGCACTGCAAGCCGATGGTGGTGGACAGTCAGCTGTACGTGGTGGTGGCTCAGCTGTTTGGTGGCTCTTACATTTACCACTGGGACCCCAACACCACACACTTCACCAAGCTGCAGGACATCGACCCACAGCGCGTGCGCAAGCCTAATGACCTAGAGGCCTTCCGCATTGACGGTGACTGGTACTTTGCTGTGGCTGACAGCTCCAAGGCAGGTGCCACCAGCCTCTACCGCTGGCACCAGAATGGCTTCTACTCCCACCAGGCCCTGCACGCCTGGCACCGTGACACTGACCTTGAGTTTGTGGATGGCGAGGGCAAACCACGCCTGATTGTGTCCAGCAGCTCCCAGGCACCTGTCATCTATCAGTGGAGTCGCACCCAGAAGCAGTTTGTGGCCCAGGGTGAGGTGACCCAGGTGCCTGATGCCCAGGCTGTGAAACACTTCCGTGCTGGTCGCGACAGCTACCTGTGCCTCAGCCGTTACATCGGTGACTCCAAGATCCTGCGCTGGGAGGGCACCCGCTTCTCCGAGGTGCAGGCCCTGCCCTCCCGGGGCTCTCTGGCTCTCCAACCCTTCCTCGTGGGTGGCCGCCGCTACCTGGCCCTGGGCAGTGACTTCTCCTTCACCCAGATCTATCAGTGGGATGAGGGGCGACAGAAGTTTGTACGGTTCCAGGAGCTGGCTGTGCAGGCCCCACGGGCCTTCTGCTATGTGCCTGCCGGGGACGCCCAGCTGCTCTTGGCCCCCAGCTTCAAGGGACAGACGCTGGTGTACCGACACGTGGTGGTGGATCTCAGTGCCTAG
- the SFTPC gene encoding pulmonary surfactant-associated protein C isoform X3, whose product MDMGSKEVLMESPPDYSAAPRGRFGIPCCPVHLKRLLIVVVVVVLVVVVIVGALLMGLHMSQKHTEMVLEMSIGAPEAQQRLALREHAGTTATFSIGTTGLVVYDYQRLQITYKPAPGTCCYIMKMAPDSIPSLEALARKFQNFQAKPAAPTSKLSQEKGHYTDSVSSGGDLAFLGIAVHTLCGEVPLYYI is encoded by the exons ATGGACATGGGCAGCAAAGAGGTCTTGATGGAGAGCCCACCG GACTACTCTGCTGCTCCCCGGGGCCGGTTTGGCATCCCCTGCTGTCCCGTGCACCTCAAACGCCTTCTCATCGTGGTCGTGGTGGTGGTCCTGGTGGTTGTGGTGATTGTAGGAGCCCTGCTCATGGGTCTTCACATGAGCCAGAAACACACCGAGATG GTCCTAGAGATGAGCATTGGGGCACCAGAAGCCCAGCAACGCCTGGCCCTGAGGGAGCATGCGGGTACCACTGCCACCTTCTCCATCGGCACCACTGGCCTTGTAGTGTATGACTACCAGCGG CTCCAGATCACCTATAAGCCAGCCCCGGGAACCTGCTGCTACATCATGAAGATGGCTCCAGACAGCATCCCTAGTCTTGAGGCTCTCGCTAGAAAATTCCAGAACTTCCAG GCGAAGCCTGCAGCACCCACCTCTAAGCTGAGCCAGGAGAAGGGGCATTACACAGACTCGGTGTCCTCTGGAGGAGACCTGGCCTTCCTGGGCATTGCTGTACACACCCTGTGTGGCGAGGTGCCTCTCTACTACATCTAG
- the SFTPC gene encoding pulmonary surfactant-associated protein C isoform X2: MIKDTYKILVTPGRRREESTCSRMDMGSKEVLMESPPDYSAAPRGRFGIPCCPVHLKRLLIVVVVVVLVVVVIVGALLMGLHMSQKHTEMVLEMSIGAPEAQQRLALREHAGTTATFSIGTTGLVVYDYQRLQITYKPAPGTCCYIMKMAPDSIPSLEALARKFQNFQAKPAAPTSKLSQEKGHYTDSVSSGGDLAFLGIAVHTLCGEVPLYYI, translated from the exons ATGATCAAAG ACACATATAAGATCCTGGTCACACCtgggagaagaagagaggagagcaCCTGCAGCAGGATGGACATGGGCAGCAAAGAGGTCTTGATGGAGAGCCCACCG GACTACTCTGCTGCTCCCCGGGGCCGGTTTGGCATCCCCTGCTGTCCCGTGCACCTCAAACGCCTTCTCATCGTGGTCGTGGTGGTGGTCCTGGTGGTTGTGGTGATTGTAGGAGCCCTGCTCATGGGTCTTCACATGAGCCAGAAACACACCGAGATG GTCCTAGAGATGAGCATTGGGGCACCAGAAGCCCAGCAACGCCTGGCCCTGAGGGAGCATGCGGGTACCACTGCCACCTTCTCCATCGGCACCACTGGCCTTGTAGTGTATGACTACCAGCGG CTCCAGATCACCTATAAGCCAGCCCCGGGAACCTGCTGCTACATCATGAAGATGGCTCCAGACAGCATCCCTAGTCTTGAGGCTCTCGCTAGAAAATTCCAGAACTTCCAG GCGAAGCCTGCAGCACCCACCTCTAAGCTGAGCCAGGAGAAGGGGCATTACACAGACTCGGTGTCCTCTGGAGGAGACCTGGCCTTCCTGGGCATTGCTGTACACACCCTGTGTGGCGAGGTGCCTCTCTACTACATCTAG
- the SFTPC gene encoding pulmonary surfactant-associated protein C isoform X1 → MVLGKAVGKRGDKKSPESTSSLDTYKILVTPGRRREESTCSRMDMGSKEVLMESPPDYSAAPRGRFGIPCCPVHLKRLLIVVVVVVLVVVVIVGALLMGLHMSQKHTEMVLEMSIGAPEAQQRLALREHAGTTATFSIGTTGLVVYDYQRLQITYKPAPGTCCYIMKMAPDSIPSLEALARKFQNFQAKPAAPTSKLSQEKGHYTDSVSSGGDLAFLGIAVHTLCGEVPLYYI, encoded by the exons atGGTTTTGGGGAAGGCGGTAGGAAAGAGGGGAGACAAGAAAAGTCCAGAAAGTACATCAAGTTTGG ACACATATAAGATCCTGGTCACACCtgggagaagaagagaggagagcaCCTGCAGCAGGATGGACATGGGCAGCAAAGAGGTCTTGATGGAGAGCCCACCG GACTACTCTGCTGCTCCCCGGGGCCGGTTTGGCATCCCCTGCTGTCCCGTGCACCTCAAACGCCTTCTCATCGTGGTCGTGGTGGTGGTCCTGGTGGTTGTGGTGATTGTAGGAGCCCTGCTCATGGGTCTTCACATGAGCCAGAAACACACCGAGATG GTCCTAGAGATGAGCATTGGGGCACCAGAAGCCCAGCAACGCCTGGCCCTGAGGGAGCATGCGGGTACCACTGCCACCTTCTCCATCGGCACCACTGGCCTTGTAGTGTATGACTACCAGCGG CTCCAGATCACCTATAAGCCAGCCCCGGGAACCTGCTGCTACATCATGAAGATGGCTCCAGACAGCATCCCTAGTCTTGAGGCTCTCGCTAGAAAATTCCAGAACTTCCAG GCGAAGCCTGCAGCACCCACCTCTAAGCTGAGCCAGGAGAAGGGGCATTACACAGACTCGGTGTCCTCTGGAGGAGACCTGGCCTTCCTGGGCATTGCTGTACACACCCTGTGTGGCGAGGTGCCTCTCTACTACATCTAG